The region CACGTAGGTGTAAATACGCACCGGCGTCGACAGCCAGCGCTTCTTTGAGACCCGCGCGACCGCCAGCGGAATCGCCATCACGAAGCCGATCCCGATCGACGTCACCAGCAGCCACAACGTCACCGCGAGACCGGAAATACGCTGACCGTCCCAGTACAGGAACGCGCGCCAGAATTGGTTGAGGATGTCGATCATGGTCTGTCAGAGCTCCGCGTGCCGCACGCCAATCGAATAACGCCGTTCGAGCCAGATCAGCACGAGATTCGATGCAGTGGTGATCGCCAGATAGATCAGTGCGGCGACCAGAATGAAGAAGAACATGTTGAAGGTGCTCTTGCCGGCATCCTGCGCGGCCTTGACGACATCAGCGAGACCGATGATCGACACCAGCGCGGTGGCCTTCACCAGCACCTGCCAGTTGTTGCCGATGCCGGGCAGCGCGAAGCGCATCATCTGCGGAAACAGGATGCGCGTGAACACGCGCACGCCGCTCATGCCATACGCGCTGCCCGCTTCGAGCTGACCGCGCGGCACCGCGAGAAACGCACCGCGGAAGGTCTCGGTGAAATACGCGCCGTAGATGAAGCCGAGCGTCAGCACGCCGGCCACGAACGGATCGATATCGAACTGCGGCAGATTGAGCGCATCGGTCAGATTGTTGACCGCGATCTGGATGCTGTAGAACAGCAGCAGCATCAGGACCAGATCGGGCACCGAGCGGATCAGCGTCGTATAGCCGGTCGCGATTGCCCGCAGCGGGCGGTTGAACGAGAGTTTCGCCGCCGCGCCCGCGAGGCCGAGCAGCACGGAGGCTGCCAGCGACAGGACGGACAGCTCGATCGTCTGGATCGTGCCGGCCAGCAACACCGGACCAAAGCCGTAAAGGAACACACGCGTCTCCATCCAGGTTTATTGAGGATGTCACGGACGGCGCCGGCTGCTTTCCTTGCCCGACTCGTCCGACATGGCGCGGAGTCTCGCAAGCGAAAATTAATTGCTCAAATAGAGGGGCGGAGGTTTGTTGCATTGCAACATGACGCGGTTTGGTGCCGCTGGAGGCTCCTGGGGCTTGGTTTTGCGGGGGATATGGGTTTGTAAGCCGGCTCGTTTGCGGCGCGGGCTGCCGCGATTTAGCAAGTTTCGGGTCGCTTTTTCGATAGACGGATTGAGGCGCGACTGTGGTTTGCCTACGCGGCGCTTGTTGTCTGTTTGCCTGCGGCGTTGGCCTTTCCTTGATTTCTTAGTGGTCTATTAGCGTCGCCCCTGTGCGGGGCAGGCACTTACTTTCTTTGCCGCCGCAAAGAAAGTAAGCAAAGAAAGCGGCTTCACACCGCTAATTCTTAAGCGGGTCCCCTGGCTTGGAGGAGGTAGTGGAGCATCTGGAATCGGTGCTCTCGCACATTCAACCCTGGTGACAAGGCAGTCATACTTCCGGCGGCGCTGCGCGCGCCGTGGCGGTACTTCCCAACACCGATGGGGCGTGTGCGCCTTCGGCATCATCCTTCCCGCCTCGCACTGCGTGCTCGCCGGAACGGTCTGCATGGGAAACCCGTGGCTTCGTTTGTGCGCATTGGGAGCCATTGGCTGCGCCTCGGCGAGGTGCTGAATGGTGGAAGTGCGGGCCGCTTTGCCGAACGAAATGCAGCCGCGAGTTACGCGAGTTGAGCAAAGGCAATCCCTTACGCTTGAACAACCGCAGGAACGCCGCTGGCGCAGCGAAGACAAGCCGTTACTCCTGATAACCGCCGGCACGAAAGCGCCTGACGGTTTTGTGAAGTACCGCTACGGCGCGCGCAGCGCCGCCGGAAGGATGACTGCCTTGTCACTCACGCGGAATGTGCGAGAGCGCCGATTCCAGATGCTCCACTGCCTCCTCCAAGCCAGGGGACCCGCTTAAGAGTTAGCGGTGTGAAGCCGCTTTCTTTGCTTACTTTCTTTGCGGCGGCAAAGAAAGTAAGTGCCTGCCCCGCACAGGGGCGACGCTAATAGACCACTAACAAATCAAGGAAAGGCCACCGCTGTAAGCACAACCACCATGCCGCCGCTAAAGGCAAAAAAACCTAATCAATCCCGAGCCGAGCCCGAATAGCCGGCAACATATATTCCACCGCCGCACGGCCCTCTTCAATCGCCGGCGCGGCCCGATGAAAATCAAAAATCCCCATCCCCCCCAACCGCGGTTGAATCAAAATATCCGCCGGTTCGCCGGCAAGACGACTCCGCGTAATCCGCACTTGCATGATATCGATGCTCTGCGCGATCGAGCTAAGCATCGAAGGCACGCGCGTGCTCGGCGCAGGCGGCACCCGAACATCGTCGACACCGCGTGCCTCAGCCGGTGCAAGCCACCGTGGCCAAGGCTTGCCATTACGCCGTAATGCGACAGGCGGCGGCGCTGTCGGATCAATCGCGGGCGTATCGACCACCGCGCCGCCAAAATCGCGGCCGTTCAGAATATCGTTGTTCAGATCGACAGCGATCACGCAGTCCGCCCGCATGCCGCGCGCCACCGAGACCGGCACCGGATTGCTCAAGCCGCCGTCCACCAGCCACACGCCGTTGTGCCAAACCGGCGTGAAAATCCCGGGAATCGCAATCGACGCGCGCACGGCATCCACCACGCTGCCGTCCTGCAACCAGCTTTCGCGGCCCGTATCGAGTTCAGTAGCAACCGCCGCGAACGGCATGTTCAACTGCGCAATCGAGCGGCCGTCGAATTTGTCCGCGAATAACTGGATCACTTTACGCCCGCCTAGCAAGCCGCCCGACAGACGCAGATCGAGCAGACGCACCACCGTTTGCCACGTGAGCCGCGAAACCCATTCTTCAAGCCAGTCGAGATCGCCGTTCGCATACACCGCGCCGACCAGCGCCCCGATCGATGTGCCGCACACCACATCCGGCTTGATGCCCGCGTCTTGCAACGCGCGAATCGCGCCGATATGCGCCCAGCCGCGCGCGGCGCCCCCACCCAACACCAGCCCGATACGGCTGTATCGACGTCGATGTATCATTTTTCCCTGCCTTTTCTTGCCTATCGCCCGCGCACCACGTCCGAGCGCGATGTGGTGTACACCTTGTGAAACTCGTCGAAGTGGACGTTGAAAATGCCCTCTTCCGTCACACCGCCCTCGCGCCACTTCCAGCTCCACACGGTTTCCGGCTTCAACGGAAACACGGCGACTTCGCCCGGCTTGCCGAGCAGGCGGCGCACTTCGTCCTCGGTCATGCCGATGCGAATCTTCGCGAAGTTGGCGGCGGTGAGCACCTGTGTGATGGCTTGCAGTTTGCCGTCGCTGTCGATGTCGACCATGTAGGTGTTCAGCCCTTGCGGACCGCGCGGATATTCGAGGCGCTTCGAGCCGTCGGTAAACGTCCGTTCGGTTTCGGGCTTGCCCATCTGGTCGCGGACTTGCGCTTCGCTCGTGACGCCGGGCGTCATGTTCTTGAGCAGTAATGCGTCCGGTTTGACGGCGTTGAAAAATTCCTTGAGTTTTTGCACGGCGCGGTCGCTCTGTTGGTCGTCGCAGCCGGCCAGCGCAACGCACGCGCTCAGCATGGCGACGGTAAGCAGTTTGAGGCTCACAGCAAGTTTCCTGTACGAATGCGGACGCGTAACGCGCACGCATCCCGTTGTGTAGTGTGTACTACAGGATAACCGCGTGCAGGCAAAACCGCGAGCGCCGCCCGCAAGGAGGCTGTCAGTCTCCTTGCGGCGCGGTTTGCTGCGAGTGGGCTAGGCAGAGGAAAACGCGAGGGGAAAAGCCGCAGGAAATACGGCCCAGAAGCAAAAAGGCGACGCTGTGCAAAGCGTCGCCAGGCCGGTCGGTACGGTCACCGAACGGTGGGGGCGGCAGAAAAGCCGCCCGAAGCGAAGCACCGCGGACGACGCGCAGCGGCCTGGTTCCCGGCGAAGCGGTGAGAGACCTTTGATCTCCGACCTTACGCCATCGCCGGAATGGCAGACCGCTGCTTGTTTGGCCGCCCTGGTCCCTCGATAAGCCTTCTAGGTGCAGCCAATCTAAACGCATTGACGAACTTAGACGAGAGCGCGTTTACACCGAATTGGCAGATGATTTCTGGCTGAGCGGCACAGGCCCCACGCCGCGCCGAGTCGTGCATCCTCACACGGTCGAAAACGCGGCGAAACCCGCCCGCCCCGCGCCCAGCAGCACGAAATCGTTCTGCGGCGTATGAATCCGCGCGCACAGCACATCGCGATAGTGGCGCTCGAGCGGATTGTCGCGGCTCAAGCCGGGATTGCCACTCGCCTCGACGGCCAACTGCACTGCTTCGATCGATTGATTCGTCACCATGTATTTGACGAGCGGCGCTTCGTCGAGCGTCACGTGTTGGCCGCGCGCGCCCGCGTCGAGCAGCACGCGATTGTTGAACAGCAGCGCGTCGATCCGGCCGAGCGTCTGCGCGAACGCCGGCAGGCTCGCGAGCGGCGCGCCGAGATTGCCGGGTGTGCGGTTCGCGGCCCACTGCGCGAACCAGTCGCGCGCGGCCCGCGCAACGCCGTCGTAGACCGCCGGCAACAGCACGCTCATCCACGCGAAGCCGAGCGGATCGAGCCCGGCGCCGGGCTCCCCCGGCGGATGCACATCGACCGCATGCGCGGCTGGCACAAACACGTTGTCGAATACCAGTTCATGACTGCCGGTGGCGCGCATACCGAGGTGATTCCACTCGCTGCCGACCCGCACGCCCGGCGTATCGCGATGCACCAGCCACACGCCGACGCGCGGCGGCGTCTCGTCGCTGCGTGCCCACACCGCGAGCCATGTGAGACCGGGACTGCCGGTCGAATACAGCTTGCTGCCATCGATACGCCAGCCGTCACCACTGCGCTTCGCGATGGTCGACGGCAAGCCGCCGCGCGCCGGCGTGCCGAGTTCGGGTTCGACGCGCAACGCGTTGATCAGCGCGCCGTCGCGCACCGCTTCACGCGCGACGCGTTCGCGCAGTTCGACGGGCCAATGCGGATTGCCCTGCAAGCGCTGATGAAACAGGTACTGCATCACCAGCACCAGCGCCGTGGACGGCTCGCCGCGCGCCACCGCACGTATGACCTTCAACGCCTGCGGCAAGCTGGCGCCCGCGCCGCCGAGCGACACGGGCACCGTCAACGAGAGCAGATCGAACTCGTGCAAACGCGCCAGATTGGCGTGCGGAAATTCGGCAGTGCGGTCGTAGTGCGCTGCGCTCGCGGCAAACCCGGTGGTGAGTTGCGCGAGCAGCGCGTCGAACGCATCGCTATCGAGCGGCGGATGACGGCGCGTCACCGCGCTTTCGGCAATCGTGGCATTCATGCGAGAACTCCGGCACGCCGTGTTACGGCAGAGGGAAACTGCGATCGAAGCTCGCGCGCACGTCGAACGATTCGGCGCGGCGATCGAACGGCAATTCAAGGACGCCCGCGCGTAGCGCGCGGCCTGAGCCGCACACGACACTCGCTTCAATAAGCCGTCACGTCAGATCACATGAAAACCGTGCGTGCCGTCGCGGCCGAGTTGCGCGACGAGACCGTATTCCCACTCCAGATACGCGTTCATCGCTTCGCGCGCGTTGTCGGTACCTTCATACGGACGCCGGTAACGGTCGATGCGCGGCGAAGCCAGCCGCGTCTCGCCGCTTTCGACCGGCAAGCCCGCTTCGATCCACGCGTTCGTGCCGCCGCTCAGCACCTGCACCGGCTTGCCGGTCAACGCGGCCAGTTCCGGCGCTGCAAAGCGCGCCAGCAGACTGCTGCCACAAGTCACCACATAGCGTTGCGCGTCGGGCAGCTTGCGCACGGCGTCATGGAGTTGCGCGCGAATCACGTACCACGCACCCGGAATATGACGCTTCACGTAGTTCGCGCTCGTCGTGAAATCGAGCACGACGGTGCCGGGCGCCTGCAGCAGCGTCGCCAGCCCGGCGGGCGAAATCTCATCGGCGTCCGGCGGTGTGGGCGCATACCGTGCAGCGGGCGCCGCGCCCCGTTCACTGAAGTCGGCGGCGCCCAGGCCGTCCACCACGTACACCTCGACGTTCATCTGCGCGAGCCACGATGCGCTCATGTTCGCGCGCACGCCGTCGTTGTCCGCGAGGATCACGCGCGCGCCGCGCACCGGCGCGAACATGTCGGTTTCCTGCACGAGCTGACCGCCGGGCGCGCTGCGAAAACCGGGCACGTGGCCCGCTTCGTATTCTTCCGGCGTACGCACGTCGAAACGATAGACGGTGCGTACCGCTTCGTCGGCCCAGCGGCGCGCTTCGTCACGCGACGTGCGGCCCACTTTCGCGCGATCCGCCACCTTGCGCGCAGCGTCGGCGGCGGCCAGACGAACTTCGTCGTCGATATTCGGATCGAAGCGGCGCGAACTGCCGTGCGCGAGCGGCTGACCGGCGAGCGTCCAGCCGATCGTGCCGTTGCGCAGCGCCGCGACCGGATTGGGCACGCCCGCGTTGATCAGCGACTGCGCGCCGATGATGCTGCGGGTGCGCCCCGCGCAATTGACGATGATGCGCGTGGCGGGATTCGGCGCCAGCTGCCGTGCGCGCAGCACCAGTTCCGCGCCCGGCACGCTGATACTGCCGGGGATGTTCATGGTCTGGTACTCGTCGAAGCGGCGCGCGTCGAGCACCACCGCGTCGGCTTCGCGGTCGAGCAGCGCCTGCACTTGCGGCGCTTCGAGCGACGGCGTATGCCGCTCGCTTTCGACCAGTTCGCCGAACGCCTTGCTCGGCGCGTTGACGTCCTGGAACAGCTCACCGCCGGCCTTACGCCAGCCTTGCAGACCGCCTTCGAGCAAGCCGACCCCGGTATAGCCCAGCTCGCTCAAACGGCGCGCGGCGCGTTCGGCGAGACCTTCGCCGTCATCGAACACGACGATCGGCACCGCGAGACGCGGCAGACGCAGCGGCGCTTCCAGTTCGAGCCGCGACAGCGGCAGGTTCGCCGCAAAGAGCGGATGACTGCGCGCGTGCGGATCTTCCTCGCGTACGTCGACGAGCGCGATTTCCTGGCGCTCCAGCAGCGCGCGGCGCACGTCCTTGAATGAAAGGGTACGGAACTCTGTAGCGAAACTCATGGGATCGGGAACTCCTTCGAAACATTCCAGATATTGGGCAACACGTCGTTCGAGTAGCCCGAGATGAAATTCTTACGGCCGCCGCTTGCCGGATAAACCGAGCGCGTCACCGCGCCGATATTTGCACCGTACACGTGAATGCTGATCGACGTAAGGTCGCCAAAAGCATTACTGACACGATGAATATCGCCGATGCGCGGCGACACGGCATCCACGGCGCCGGCGTCCAGACGCCGCGGCGCGCCCTCCTCGACTAAGGTGCCGCCTGGTGCGACGCGATAATCCTGTGCAATTTCCGCGCCACGCAGCACCCCGATCAAACCCCATACGGTGTGATCGTGCACCGGTGTCGCTTGCCCCGGTCCCCAGACAAAGCTGACGACCGAGAAACGCTGCCGTGCATCCGCGTACAGCAGGAATTGCTGATAGCGCTCGGGATCGGGCTGCGCGAAGGCGTCGGGCAACCAGTCGTCGTGGGCGATCAGCTCGCGCAGATGCGCGCCGCCGGCTTCGAGGAGTTGCGCTTCGAGCACGGCGTCGTCGACAAGGGACGCGATCCGGCCGACGAACGCGCGCAGCCGGTCCGTTCTTAAGGCTTGGGTCATCGAAAGCTCAAGGAGGGGTGACAGAAATCGGGGAGCCGGCTCAGGTGCCGTGGGCGAGCGCGGCGTTGAAGGTGTCGGTCCACAGCAGCGCGACATCGACGCGCCGATCGATCACCGCCGCGCGCGCGAAGGTATCGGCAACCTGCTGCTCGCTCGCGATGTCCGCCGCCGTGACGCCGGTGATGCGGCGCGCCTGGCTCTGGTTGCGATACAAGGACAGAATTGCTTCTTCCGGCACGCGCAGTTCAGTGGACAACACCTTTGCGTACGCGTCCTGATGCTGGCCGAACCACGTGCAGGCGCGTTGCAGCCGCACCAGCAGATCCGCGGAAGCGGCGCGCCGTTGCGGGTCGGCCAGCACCGCAGGATGTCCGTAGTACAGGTAATTGCCGGACAGATAACCGTTGGCGTTTTTCAACACGCGCGCGCCGGCTTGCGAGATCGCGAGCGGCACGTTGTAGCCGTAGATCGCCCATGCATCGAGCGAACCGGCATTGAAGGCGGCAAAACCGTCGCGCGGCGCGAGCGAGGTCGCCTGGATATCGCTAAACGACAGCCCTGCTTCTTCGAGCATGCGCAGCAGGTAGTAATGCGTGGTGGTCGCGCGCAGATAGCCGACGCGCTTACCCTTCAGATCGGCAATCGAACGGATCGTCGAGCCCTTCGGCACCAGCACGACCTGGTTGTTGACGTCGTCCTTGTAGACGGCGATCACGCGCACCTGGGCGTTTTGCAGTCGCGCGAAGATCGGCGGAATCTCGCTGCCCGAGGCGATATCGAGCGAGCCGCCGTTCATCGCTTCGATCATCGCGTTGCCGGACTGGAATTCGGACCAGTCGATCGTGTAAGGCGTATCCGCGAGGCCGGCCGTTTTGAGCAGCGTGGCATCGCCGCCTTTGTAAGTCGCGACACGCAGACGGACTTTGCTGAGGTCGAGGTGCAAGTCGTTGTTCCCGGTTGCGGCAGACGCGGCTCGCGCTGCTGCTGGAACCAGGCTCGTGCTTGCGCCGAGGAGTGCCATGGTTGCCGCGGCCGGCAACGCGGACATAAGCCGGCGGCGCCGGAGCGAAACCGGCGGGTCGAAACGTTGGGTCATGTTGGGAGGCGCTCAGGTCAGTACGTCGGGCTCGGCTTCGACAAGCCCTTCCAGCAGGCTCTCGAACGCAAACAGTGCGCCGCCTGGGCGGCCCATCTGCTCGTGCGTGAGCGTCGCGACATCGTGTGGAATCGCTTGCGGCGTGCCGGCGGCTTCGGCGAGCAATTGCGCGTGGCAGGCGTTATCGAGCGCGATGTACCACCACGCGGCGGCCTCGACGCCCGGACCAGCGGTAAGGATGCCGTGATTCTTCAGGATCACCGCGCGACGAACGCCCAGCGCCGCCGCGATGCGCGCGCCTTCATCGGTATCGAGCACGACACCGCGGAAATCGTCGAACAGCGCGTGGTCCTGATAAAACGCGCAGGAGTCCTGCGTCAGCGGATCGAGTGTGCGGCCGAGTGACGACCACGCTTTGCCGTAGAGCGAATGCGTGTGCGCCGCCGCGACCACATCGGGACGCGCCTCATGAATCGCCGCATGAATCGCGAAGGCCGCCTGATTCACAGGACCCTCGCCGATGACGATCTCGCCCTGCGCATTCACCAGCAGCAGATCGGACACGCGGATGCGGCTGAAGTGCTTGCCGAACGGATTGACCCAGAAATGATCGGACCATTCCGGATCGCGCGCGGTGATATGACCGGCGAGCCCCTGATCGAAGCCGTAGCGCGCGAACAGACGAAACGCCACTGCGAGGCGTTCTTGCCGATGGCGGCGTTCATCCGCGATGCTTTCGCGCGGCGGCACGTCGTCGAACCAGAATTTGCGTATGGGTTCGTGGCGCTGGAGCGTCGGTGCCTTGCCCGCAGGCGTGTTTTTGAGGACGGCGACAGACAGATCGGTCATTGGGGCTCCGTTCAGGCGGCCACGCGCTCGACGCGCGCGATCCGTTCGCGGGTGGCTGGAATCAATTCGCGGCCGTAGTCGATGGCGTCTTCGAGCGGATCGAAACCGCGCACGAGGAAGGTCGACACGCCGAGCGCGTAATACTCGGCGAGCGTATCGGCGACCTGTTCGGGCGTGCCGACGAGAGCGGTCGAATTCGAGCGCCCGCCGATTTCCTTGGCGATGCCGGTCCACAGACGTTCATCGACGCGATCCGATTCACCGGACGCCGCCAGCAGACGCCGCGCGCCTTCGCTTTGTGCCGGCCCGCCGACGCCGAGCCCTTGAGCCGCGCGCAGCCGGCGGGTTTCTTCGAGTATGTGATCAGCGCGTTCCCAGGCGGCGGCTTCGGTGGCGGCGAGAATGGGCCTGAACGACACCGAGAAGCGCACTGTACGGCCGTGCCTGGCGGCTTCGGCGCGCACGCGGGTGACCTGTTCGCGCACTTGCGCCTTCGATTCGCCCCAAAGCGCGTAGACATCCGCGTGACGGCCGGCGATTTCGAGCGCGGGCGCCGAGGCGCCGCCGAAGTACACGGGGATATGCGGTTGCTGGACCGGCTTCACTTCGGAGAAGCCTTGTTCGAAGCGGTAGTACTGGCCCGCGTGATCGAAGGGTTTATCTTCGGTCCAGATACGGCGCAGGATGTGCAGGTATTCGTCGGTGCGGGCGTAGCGTTCGTCATGCGAGAGGTAGTCGCCATCGCGGCGTTGTTCGGCGTCGTCGCCGCCGGAGATGATGTGGACTGCCAGGCGGCCGCCTGAATAGTGATCGAGTGTTGCCAGCTGGCGCGCGGCGAGGGTCGGCGCCACGAAGCCGGGGCGATGGGCCAGCATGAAATGGATTTTTTCTGTGACGCTGGCGGCGTGCGCTACTGTCAGGAGCGCGTCGGGGCTCGTCGAATGATGCGGCACGAGGATGCGGTTGAAGCCCGCTGTCTCGTGCGCGCGGGCGAATTGTTCAATGTAGTTGATGTCGATGCTCGGGCCTTGTGGCGCGTGGGTTTCAGACACCTTGCGGGTCTGGATCATGCCGATGAATTCGATTGACACTTTTGTGGCTCCCAGGGGGTTTTTTGCCCAGCGGGGCGGTGGCTTTCTTTTGTTCGCTTTTACTGCTGCGGGTGCTGCTCTGCTCGAGGGGTTAAGGTAGCAGCGCTACATGCGGTTGTTAAATATTGATCAGCCATATCTATATCGGTTTTGCATGTATTGATTTTTCGTTTTTTTTGCCTGCGCGGCGCTTATGTCTGTGTGCCTGCGGCGTTTGCCTTTCCTTGATTTCTTAGTGGTTTATTAGCGTCGCCCCTGTGCGGGGCAGGCACTTACTTTCTTTGCCGCCGCAAAGAAAGTAAGCAAAGAAAGCGGCTTCACACCGCTAATTTTTAAGCGGGTCCCCTGGCTTGGAGGAGGTAGTGGAGCATCTGGAATCGGTGTTCTCGCACACTCCGCGCTTGTGACAAGGCAGTCATACTTCCGGCGGCGCTGCGCGCGCCGTCGCGGTACTTCCCAACACCGATCGCAGATAGGCGCCTCCGGCATCATTCTTCCCGCCTCGCACTGCGTGCTCGCGGGAACGGTCTGCCAGGGAAACCAGGGGCTTCGTTTGTGCGTGATTGGGGGCCATCGGCTTTGCCTCGGCGAGGTGCTGAATGGTGGAAGTGCGGGCCGCTTTGCCGAACGGAATGCGGCTGCAAGTTACGGCAGCGGAGCAAAGGGATGCAGTCGCGAGTGACGCTAGCACCGCAAAGGCAAGCCGTTACACACGAACCACAGCAGGCGCGAAAAGCGCCCGACGGTTTTGTGAAGTACCGCTACGGCGCGCGCAGCGCCGCCGGAAGTATGACTGCCTTGTCACCAGCGCGGAGTGTGCGAGGGCACAGATTCCAGATGCTCCACTACCTCCTCCAAGCCAGGGGACCCGCTTAAGAATTAGCGGGGTGAAGCCGCTTTCTTTGCTTACTTTCTTTGCGGCGGCAAAGAAAGTAAGTGCCTGCCCCGCACAGGGGCGACGCTAATAGACCACTAAGAAATCAAGGAAAGGCCAACGCCGCAGGCACACAACCAATAGCGCCGCGCAGGCAAAAAAAACCAGCCAGCCATTACGCGCAAATAAACCCGTTCCACGAACGTGGACATCACCAGGCGATCAGCAAGAAACCAAAACCTTTGCCACAATGCCCCATCGCGCGAAAGCGCAAAAAATAGCAATTGAACAGAACATGATCCCTTTCTCGGTCCTAGACCTATCGCCAGTCACCGCAGGTGCCACCCCAGCTGAAGCATTCAAAAACACACTAGACCTGGCGCAGCATGCGGAAAATTGGAACTACCACCGCTACTGGCTAGCGGAACACCACAACATGACCGGCATCGCCAGTGCCGCCACCTCAGTGGTGATCGGCTACGTCGCCGGCGGCACCCGGAAAATCCGCGTCGGCTCCGGCGGCATCATGCTGCCCAACCACGCTCCGCTAGTCATCGCAGAGCAATTCGGTACCCTCGCCTCGCTCTATCCGGATCGCATCGACCTGGGCCTCGGCCGCGCGCCCGGGACCGATCAGACCACCGCCCGCGCGCTGCGCCGCGATCTGCAAAATAGCGCGGAGTCGTTCCCCGACGACGTCGTCGAGCTGCAACGCTATTTCGCCGACCCCGTGCCGGGCCAACGCATTCGCGCCGTGCCAGGCGCCGGTCTGCATGTGCCGCTGTGGCTGCTCGGCTCATCGCTCTACAGCGCGCAACTCGCCGCGGCGCTCGGTCTGCCATTCGCGTTCGCGTCGCACTTCGCGCCCGATCACATGCTCACCGCGCTGCGGCTCTATCGCGCGCAATTCCGGCCGTCGGCGACACTCGATAAACCCTACGCCATGGTCGGCGTCAATCTGTTCGCCGCCGATACCACCGCCGATGCGCAGCGTCTCTTCACGTCGCTGCAACAGCAGTTCATCAACCTGCGCCGCGGTACGCCCGGCCAGTTGCAGCCGCCCGTCGACCGGCTCGAAGCAGCGGAAATGGAGTTGAACAGCGTCGCGCATTCGCTCGCCTGCACGGTGCTCGGCGATCGCGATGCGGTGCGCGAAGGCCTGCTGTCGGTGATCGAACAAACCGGCGCGGACGAGTTGATGCTGACCGCGCAAATCTACGATCATGCAGCCCGCCTGCGATCGTTCGAAATCGCCGCGCAAGTGCGCGAGGAATTGATCGGCAGCAGGTAACAAAAAGGGCGGCTCTGGCCGCCCTTCTTCTCGTTGATCGCCTGAGTTCGAGTCCAGACTCGAGTCCGGGCTCAGCGGTTCGCCGGCACCGCCGCCAGGCCGT is a window of Paraburkholderia sp. IMGN_8 DNA encoding:
- the hisQ gene encoding histidine ABC transporter permease HisQ gives rise to the protein MFLYGFGPVLLAGTIQTIELSVLSLAASVLLGLAGAAAKLSFNRPLRAIATGYTTLIRSVPDLVLMLLLFYSIQIAVNNLTDALNLPQFDIDPFVAGVLTLGFIYGAYFTETFRGAFLAVPRGQLEAGSAYGMSGVRVFTRILFPQMMRFALPGIGNNWQVLVKATALVSIIGLADVVKAAQDAGKSTFNMFFFILVAALIYLAITTASNLVLIWLERRYSIGVRHAEL
- a CDS encoding patatin-like phospholipase family protein; protein product: MIHRRRYSRIGLVLGGGAARGWAHIGAIRALQDAGIKPDVVCGTSIGALVGAVYANGDLDWLEEWVSRLTWQTVVRLLDLRLSGGLLGGRKVIQLFADKFDGRSIAQLNMPFAAVATELDTGRESWLQDGSVVDAVRASIAIPGIFTPVWHNGVWLVDGGLSNPVPVSVARGMRADCVIAVDLNNDILNGRDFGGAVVDTPAIDPTAPPPVALRRNGKPWPRWLAPAEARGVDDVRVPPAPSTRVPSMLSSIAQSIDIMQVRITRSRLAGEPADILIQPRLGGMGIFDFHRAAPAIEEGRAAVEYMLPAIRARLGID
- a CDS encoding acyl-CoA dehydrogenase family protein; this translates as MNATIAESAVTRRHPPLDSDAFDALLAQLTTGFAASAAHYDRTAEFPHANLARLHEFDLLSLTVPVSLGGAGASLPQALKVIRAVARGEPSTALVLVMQYLFHQRLQGNPHWPVELRERVAREAVRDGALINALRVEPELGTPARGGLPSTIAKRSGDGWRIDGSKLYSTGSPGLTWLAVWARSDETPPRVGVWLVHRDTPGVRVGSEWNHLGMRATGSHELVFDNVFVPAAHAVDVHPPGEPGAGLDPLGFAWMSVLLPAVYDGVARAARDWFAQWAANRTPGNLGAPLASLPAFAQTLGRIDALLFNNRVLLDAGARGQHVTLDEAPLVKYMVTNQSIEAVQLAVEASGNPGLSRDNPLERHYRDVLCARIHTPQNDFVLLGAGRAGFAAFSTV
- a CDS encoding rhodanese-related sulfurtransferase: MSFATEFRTLSFKDVRRALLERQEIALVDVREEDPHARSHPLFAANLPLSRLELEAPLRLPRLAVPIVVFDDGEGLAERAARRLSELGYTGVGLLEGGLQGWRKAGGELFQDVNAPSKAFGELVESERHTPSLEAPQVQALLDREADAVVLDARRFDEYQTMNIPGSISVPGAELVLRARQLAPNPATRIIVNCAGRTRSIIGAQSLINAGVPNPVAALRNGTIGWTLAGQPLAHGSSRRFDPNIDDEVRLAAADAARKVADRAKVGRTSRDEARRWADEAVRTVYRFDVRTPEEYEAGHVPGFRSAPGGQLVQETDMFAPVRGARVILADNDGVRANMSASWLAQMNVEVYVVDGLGAADFSERGAAPAARYAPTPPDADEISPAGLATLLQAPGTVVLDFTTSANYVKRHIPGAWYVIRAQLHDAVRKLPDAQRYVVTCGSSLLARFAAPELAALTGKPVQVLSGGTNAWIEAGLPVESGETRLASPRIDRYRRPYEGTDNAREAMNAYLEWEYGLVAQLGRDGTHGFHVI
- a CDS encoding cysteine dioxygenase, with amino-acid sequence MTQALRTDRLRAFVGRIASLVDDAVLEAQLLEAGGAHLRELIAHDDWLPDAFAQPDPERYQQFLLYADARQRFSVVSFVWGPGQATPVHDHTVWGLIGVLRGAEIAQDYRVAPGGTLVEEGAPRRLDAGAVDAVSPRIGDIHRVSNAFGDLTSISIHVYGANIGAVTRSVYPASGGRKNFISGYSNDVLPNIWNVSKEFPIP
- a CDS encoding ABC transporter substrate-binding protein; translated protein: MHLDLSKVRLRVATYKGGDATLLKTAGLADTPYTIDWSEFQSGNAMIEAMNGGSLDIASGSEIPPIFARLQNAQVRVIAVYKDDVNNQVVLVPKGSTIRSIADLKGKRVGYLRATTTHYYLLRMLEEAGLSFSDIQATSLAPRDGFAAFNAGSLDAWAIYGYNVPLAISQAGARVLKNANGYLSGNYLYYGHPAVLADPQRRAASADLLVRLQRACTWFGQHQDAYAKVLSTELRVPEEAILSLYRNQSQARRITGVTAADIASEQQVADTFARAAVIDRRVDVALLWTDTFNAALAHGT
- a CDS encoding class II aldolase/adducin family protein: MTDLSVAVLKNTPAGKAPTLQRHEPIRKFWFDDVPPRESIADERRHRQERLAVAFRLFARYGFDQGLAGHITARDPEWSDHFWVNPFGKHFSRIRVSDLLLVNAQGEIVIGEGPVNQAAFAIHAAIHEARPDVVAAAHTHSLYGKAWSSLGRTLDPLTQDSCAFYQDHALFDDFRGVVLDTDEGARIAAALGVRRAVILKNHGILTAGPGVEAAAWWYIALDNACHAQLLAEAAGTPQAIPHDVATLTHEQMGRPGGALFAFESLLEGLVEAEPDVLT
- a CDS encoding LLM class flavin-dependent oxidoreductase yields the protein MSIEFIGMIQTRKVSETHAPQGPSIDINYIEQFARAHETAGFNRILVPHHSTSPDALLTVAHAASVTEKIHFMLAHRPGFVAPTLAARQLATLDHYSGGRLAVHIISGGDDAEQRRDGDYLSHDERYARTDEYLHILRRIWTEDKPFDHAGQYYRFEQGFSEVKPVQQPHIPVYFGGASAPALEIAGRHADVYALWGESKAQVREQVTRVRAEAARHGRTVRFSVSFRPILAATEAAAWERADHILEETRRLRAAQGLGVGGPAQSEGARRLLAASGESDRVDERLWTGIAKEIGGRSNSTALVGTPEQVADTLAEYYALGVSTFLVRGFDPLEDAIDYGRELIPATRERIARVERVAA